One segment of Drosophila ananassae strain 14024-0371.13 chromosome 3R, ASM1763931v2, whole genome shotgun sequence DNA contains the following:
- the LOC6498066 gene encoding uncharacterized protein LOC6498066 isoform X4 has protein sequence MDIALRGTASTTGTGTGTGLHHAVSLGNIEVSAKSTYSSHIDRSYDSEDEHTSRRRLRHTLSTELQPRTSVYSRGDIREQYCLTDRQLHSIEQRPRRERFFGCLSRRGQTQSGSFLGGCVGRRVPSDENLAAYAPFEKYPRYQNNYTDTHDMDSSYFRRQPASILSTGKSSDTDSGGRYSWIGQQQQQQQQQQQQVQMQQSNNNTDYQTDHRTKHVSFARSHTLTSFDNVNAGFRSSGRLKSANSQERLIGGKKPIIATGSMYETLQPTMPNPQQQTLPPQSSTLPKTWLPPPVQLQPCHHHPIHLHQPIPDNMVGLIIPQPLPLAMPLPLPSPEVLIVEKKFRNAMKTQATQTDVAARRQEGYNTQVLALSPRPPHRIKVVSQGAQTNGLQNGKKLTKSLSEIPNGKDVQSYHYPQSSMYPHEMIYRTQSQDVVPLQTLSDAQNNIMYYKPPPPLLDAHSYGLGMEHLSRGRPSPSVENVEYVNVNAAAVALNESFDYESNSLPRRACTSHVRTETDYYSNSLPRKPENLHTHDVCKHITECSELINDTVPLDFTQSHLLPPPSEYCKNDDDVDVEYYDDDEDPPHETESYSSEVCIEQVAAQNRRMSMLPQMIDSPFRRDDIRRQSMPVYGQTEKLIDGFGPRSSFRRRDKVSCFADEPPQAPSRDEQEIFIDFKPHISPKPSPKLQLKHRKQHKAEIAMKKMQQQRMAQAAALTLPKPKPQPVEVEVRKVEHEPSEDDEEEEDVEDEPEEEEEDDEEEEEKLDPDHPEDEEPLYENITPSCGCKIEPIQADIQDIQDKRSQFRKRSVSLDDDYAASTALTSGSTPGLRLPSTPASPCREELLANVSTYPSSDSLANDNTRDHSDGIWNESQVTVLTAEQRDISDGSYSSNLLLTPSSKRKNLLLQHQQRSSVDTDALDFEEQSPTYGLQTLPKIIKTSTPTTSRPASTQPLIPPPAIAVTPSSNQLPESSISSPLPKRIMVARGSVPDARQLIFMGGAAKQRHSDASFLPMGGMDYARSADISECSTNTDEYATCTDNSKRTPGIKTPPTTTSSSSTTQVPVSTQSSQLEKTHAGSSFESASSLYSMREDLLQHDEKDKDKDKEKQVAPAMTQLKSPMGSVAELTKKSPSHSISSTTSSGSCPVSGVATKSPAKDGQPQTAVSSSGTSQTKVSTAESAPPAAGKPKPDSISEDERSEVRYSSSGYYESPHDEDDEEQVTRSKARRLRQEDERKRRKTSMKLDIEKENMRALTSPIKKPATQSKVTSPEQQNPGLPDTGSPSKMKRFRPKIRRQLRKSSREDVLAAAAARRSRATPTIFGLSSGSGDTEILLDASMSTGTLSATTASITTSKISVGSKASAPEVTASTQSEPVVPPSARKKPHSCATPTALLSPKLPTVSSTQSKSNSETFQLKAKSIESLRSVSPGSDSVFYSEADGNAASADQSHCLHCGKEMEGKQQSNTISELAGDSVESIPYIEQDIVKPPSDFADSPVTTKTTQRLYKKMDKRFRSEERYHGERGRHYKTRQENIRAKSEERGRVPSLPNTPVLRPAGSSPCVLPDIKTEQSQHIIYKGHYDAGRYTRLTDDDLWTQLDHQCFDRSRERRASTESEKGFHAKYQVILHRLVQRRCTLEMYHRQKHNSFRVDKTVVVKSDSGEFGFRIHGSKPVVVAAIEPETPAESSGLEVGDIIISVNGVQVLDKHHTEVVKIAHDGCEKLELQVARTIGVLMHEQLEPPSQPIFSGYLWRQSGQAKGAPNSKKWVRRWFSLRPDNCLYYYKTEDDSQPVGAMIMAKHTVDLCSVDIGKPFAFKVDSGEGIPMYVAADSDELANRWLQLLRQAASQDNQWLDKSARCLYQSPTSIQRPDCFGYLLKLGSRWCGWSKRYCVLKDACLYFYQDANSKSAFGMACLHGYKVASMSANASGKKNSFEIIPPETKLRHYFFCTESEMDKKRWISALEYSIDRWIKSG, from the exons ATGGATATTGCCTTGCGTGGCACAGCATCAACGACTGgaactggcactggcactg GTCTACATCATGCTGTGTCATTGGGCAACATTGAGGTCTCCGCGAAG AGCACATACTCCAGCCATATAGATAGAAGTTACGATTCCGAAGACGAACACACTAGTCGCCGAAGACTCCGCCACACACTCTCCACCGAGTTACAGCCTCGCACTTCCGTTTACTCACGCGGAGATATTAGGGAACAG taCTGCCTCACAGATCGCCAGTTGCATAGCATAGAGCAACGTCCTAGGAGGGAACGATTCTTTGGCTGCCTTTCTCGGAGAGGACAAACCCAGTCGGGAAGCTTTCTGGGCGGTTGTGTGGGTCGACGAGTGCCCTCTGATGAGAATCTAGCAGCCTATGCTCCATTTGAAAAATATCCACG CTATCAAAACAACTATACTGACACACACGATATGGATAGTTCCTATTTTCGACGTCAGCCGGCTTCCATTTTGAGTACCGGAAAATCGAGTGATACGGATTCGGGAGGGCGCTACAGCTGGATaggacaacagcaacagcaacaacaacaacagcaacagcaagtgCAAATGCaacaaagcaacaacaacaccgaCTATCAAACGGACCACAG GACCAAGCACGTAAGCTTCGCCAGGAGCCACACTCTGACCagctttgacaacgtcaacgcCGGATTTAGATCCTCGGGCCGTTTGAAGTCGGCCAACAGCCAGGAGCGACTGATTGGCGGCAAGAAGCCGATTATTGCCACAGGATCCATGTACGAGACGCTCCAGCCCACAATGCCGAATCCCCAACAGCAGACGCTACCGCCTCAGAGCTCCACGCTGCCAAAAACCTGGCTGCCTCCTCCAGTCCAGCTCCAGCCATGTCATCACCATCCCATACACCTCCATCAGCCAATACCAG ACAACATGGTAGGCCTGATCATCCCACAACCCCTGCCGCTGGCcatgccactgccactgcccagCCCCGAGGTTCTGATTGTCGAGAAGAAGTTCCGCAACGCCATGAAGACCCAGGCCACTCAAACGGACGTGGCTGCCCGTCGCCAGGAGGGCTATAATACCCAGGTTCTGGCCCTGAGTCCCCGGCCGCCGCATCGCATTAAGGTGGTGTCGCAGGGGGCCCAGACCAATGGCCTGCAAAACGGCAAAAAGCTCACAAAAAGCCTCTCGGAGATACCGAACGGCAAGGATGTGCAATCATATCATTATCCTCAGAG TTCCATGTATCCCCACGAGATGATCTACCGCACTCAGTCACAGGATGTGGTTCCGCTCCAGACCCTCTCCGATGCCCAGAACAACATAATGTACTACAAGCCGCCGCCCCCGCTCCTGGATGCCCACAGCTATGGCCTCGGAATGGAACACCTAAGTCGAGGTCGTCCCTCGCCCTCCGTGGAGAACGTGGAGTACGTGAAtgtaaatgccgctgcagtgGCTCTAAACGAAAGCTTCGACTACGAGAGCAATAGTTTGCCTCGCCGGGCATGTACCTCGCATGTCCGCACCGAAACGGACTACTATTCGAACAGCTTGCCGAGAAAACCGGAGAACCTGCACACACACGACGTCTGCAAGCATATAACCGAGTGCTCCGAGCTCATCAACGATACTGTTCCTCTGGACTTTACCCAATCGCATTTACTGCCACCGCCGAGCGAGTACTGCAAGAACGATGATGACGTGGACGTGGAGTACTACGACGATGATGAGGATCCTCCCCACGAAACCGAAAGCTATAGCTCGGAGGTGTGCATCGAACAGGTGGCGGCCCAGAATCGTAGGATGTCCATGCTGCCGCAGATGATCGATTCGCCCTTCCGACGGGATGACATTCGACGCCAATCCATGCCGGTTTACGGACAAACGGAGAAGCTCATTGATGGCTTCGGGCCGAGGAGCTCCTTCCGTCGGCGCGACAAAGTCAGCTGCTTTGCCGACGAGCCTCCGCAGGCCCCTAGCCGCGATGAGCAGGAAATCTTCATCGACTTCAAGCCACACATCTCCCCAAAGCCGAGTCCAAAGTTGCAGCTGAAGCACCGGAAACAGCACAAGGCGGAAATCGCCATGAAGAAGATGCAGCAGCAGAGGATGGCCCAGGCGGCTGCTCTGACTTTGCCGAAACCGAAGCCACAGCCAGTCGAAGTTGAGGTTAGAAAAGTTGAACATGAGCCCAGCgaggacgacgaggaggaggaggatgtcGAAGATGAgcccgaggaggaggaggaggacgatgaagaggaggaggagaagctGGATCCCGATCATCCCGAGGATGAGGAGCCACTCTATGAGAACATCACACCCTCGTGTGGCTGCAAAATCGAACCGATCCAAGCCGATATCCAGGATATCCAGGACAAGAGGTCACAGTTTCGCAAACGATCGGTTAGCCTCGATGATGATTATGCCGCATCGACGGCCCTGACTTCTGGATCCACTCCCGGGCTGAGACTTCCGTCCACCCCGGCCAGTCCTTGCCGGGAGGAGCTGCTGGCCAATGTTTCAACTTATCCATCCTCAGACTCGCTGGCCAATGACAATACACGCGATCATTCTGACGGCATCTGGAATGAGTCGCAGGTTACTGTCTTGACGGCTGAACAGCGCGATATATCCGATGGATCCTACAGCTCCAACCTGCTGCTGACTCCATCGTCCAAACGAAAGAATCTATTGCTGCAGCATCAGCAACGTAGCTCTGTGGATACAGATGCCTTGGATTTCGAGGAACAG AGTCCCACCTATGGCCTGCAAACACTGCCGAAGATCATAAAGACCAGTACTCCAACCACTTCCAGGCCAGCCTCTACCCAACCACTGATACCGCCGCCTGCCATTGCAGTTACCCCATCATCCAATCAACTGCCGGAGTCCTCCATTAGCTCCCCATTGCCCAAAAGGATAATGGTGGCCAGGGGCTCAGTTCCAGATGCCCGTCAGCTGATTTTCATGGGCGGAGCGGCCAAACAAAG ACACTCGGATGCCTCCTTTTTGCCCATGGGCGGGATGGACTACGCCCGGAGTGCGGATATCTCTGAGTGCAGCACCAACACAGATGAGTATGCCACCTGCACGGACAACTCGAAACGTACACCAGGTATTAAGACACCGCCGACCACGACAAGTTCATCGTCGACCACACAAGTGCCAG TTTCCACGCAAAGCTCGCAGCTGGAGAAGACACATGCCGGCAGCTCCTTTGAAAGTGCCAGCTCCTTGTACTCCATGCGTGAGGATCTGCTGCAGCACGACGAAAAGGATAAGGATAAGGATAAGGAGAAACAGGTTGCTCCTGCCATGACCCAACTGAAATCCCCCATGGGCTCTGTGGCTGAGCTGACCAAGAAGTCACCTTCGCATTCCATCAGTAGCACCACTTCTTCGGGCAGCTGCCCCGTTTCCGGTGTGGCCACCAAGTCTCCTGCCAAGGATGGCCAGCCCCAGACCGCCGTTTCCAGTTCAGGGACGAGCCAAACTAAAGTCAGCACTGCGGAGAGTGCACCACCAGCGGCTGGTAAGCCCAAACCGGATTCCATATCCGAGGACGAAAGGAGCGAGGTGCGGTACTCCTCGTCGGGCTACTACGAGAGTCCCCACGACGAGGACGACGAGGAGCAGGTGACGCGCAGTAAGGCCCGACGACTGCGGCAAGAGGACGAGAGGAAGCGCCGCAAGACCAGCATGAAGCTGGACATCGAGAAGGAGAACATGAGGGCCCTGACTAGTCCTATTAAGAAGCCCGCCACACAGAGCAAGGTCACCTCCCCCGAGCAACAGAATCCTGGCTTGCCCGACACCGGCAGTCCCAGCAAGATGAAACGTTTCCGTCCCAAGATACGACGACAGTTGAGGAAGAGCTCAAGGGAGGATGTcctggcggcggcggcagcccGCAGAAGCCGGGCCACGCCCACTATTTTCGGCCTGAGCAGTGGCAGTGGTGACACGGAGATCCTTCTAGATGCCAGCATGTCCACCGGAACTCTGTCAGCCACAACAGCTTCCATTACCACAAGCAAAATCTCGGTCGGCTCCAAGGCATCTGCCCCAGAGGTTACAGCTTCCACCCAATCGGAGCCGGTGGTGCCCCCTTCCGCCAGAAAGAAGCCCCACAGCTGTGCCACGCCCACGGCCCTGCTCTCGCCCAAACTGCCCACAGTTAGCAGCACTCAGTCAAAATCGAACTCTGAGACTTTCCAGCTAAAAGCCAAGTCCATAGAGTCCTTGCGCTCCGTTTCGCCAGGATCCGACTCGGTTTTCTACAGCGAGGCCGATGGGAATGCCGCCAGTGCTGATCAGAGTCACTGCCTCCATTGCGGCAAGGAGATGGAGGGCAAGCAGCAGAGCAACACAATTAGCGAACTGGCCGGGGACTCGGTGGAGTCCATACCCTACATCGAACAGGATATAGTGAAGCCACCATCGGACTTTGCCGACTCCCCAGTGACCACCAAGACCACGCAGCGCTTGTACAAGAAAATGGACAAGCGCTTCCGATCCGAGGAGCGCTATCACGGCGAAAGGGGCAGGCACTACAAGACCAGGCAGGAAAACATCAGAGCCAAG AGCGAAGAACGTGGACGGGTGCCCAGCTTGCCCAATACTCCTGTCCTGCGCCCCGCTGGCTCTAGTCCTTGTGTCCTGCCGGACATAAAAACGGAGCAGAGTCAGCACATTATATACAAAGGACACTACGACGCAGGACGCTACACACGCTTGACCGACGATGATCTCTGGACTCAGTTAGATCATCAATGCTTTG ATCGTTCTCGGGAACGTCGCGCCTCCACTGAATCCGAAAAAGGCTTCCATGCCAAATACCAAGTCATACTCCATAGACTGGTTCAACGTCGCTGCACCCTGGAAATGTATCATCGCCAAAAACATAACAGCTTTC GCGTGGACAAAACTGTAGTGGTCAAAAGTGATTCGGGGGAATTCGGCTTCCGCATACATGGCTCCAAGCCCGTGGTGGTGGCTGCCATTGAACCAGAGACTCCGGCTGAGAGTTCAGGCCTCGAAGTGGGCGACATCATCATCTCCGTGAACGGGGTTCAGGTTCTGGACAAACATCACACCGAGGTGGTTAAGATCGCCCACGATGGCTGCGAGAAACTGGAGCTACAGGTGGCCAGGACCATTGGAGTCCTTATGCACGAGCAGCTGGAGCCACCAAGTCAGCCGATTTTCAGTGGATACCTGTGGCGACAGAGTGGTCAGGCCAAAGGAGCTCCCAACTCAAAGAAATGGGTTCGACGCTGGTTCTCCCTGAGGCCCGATAACTGTCTCTACTACTACAAAACGGAAGAT GACTCCCAGCCTGTGGGTGCTATGATTATGGCCAAGCACACCGTTGACTTGTGTTCCGTGGACATTGGCAAGCCCTTTGCCTTCAAGGTGGACTCCGGCGAGGGCATCCCCATGTATGTGGCCGCCGACTCCGACGAACTGGCCAACCGATGGCTTCAGCTCCTGCGGCAGGCCGCCTCCCAGGACAACCAGTGGCTGGACAAGAG TGCGCGGTGTCTGTACCAGAGCCCCACCAGCATCCAAAGGCCCGATTGCTTCGGCTATTTACTGAAATTGGGCTCAAGGTGGTGCGGCTGGTCGAAGCGGTATTGTGTTCTTAAGGATGCCTGCCTCTATTTTTACCAAGATGCAAATAGCAAGAGTGCATTCG GCATGGCCTGCTTGCACGGCTACAAAGTGGCCTCAATGTCCGCGAATGCGTCCGGAAAGAAGAACTCGTTCGAGATAATACCACCAGAGACCAAATTGcgtcattattttttttgcaccgAAAGCGAAATGGATAAGAAGCG CTGGATATCCGCACTGGAATACTCCATTGATCGCTGGATAAAGTCCGGGTAA
- the LOC6498066 gene encoding uncharacterized protein LOC6498066 isoform X6 gives MIELIASNSAPDSLRRKLEEVLKLMLLVWARESYVISTLSNGAHGVDKTVVVKSDSGEFGFRIHGSKPVVVAAIEPETPAESSGLEVGDIIISVNGVQVLDKHHTEVVKIAHDGCEKLELQVARTIGVLMHEQLEPPSQPIFSGYLWRQSGQAKGAPNSKKWVRRWFSLRPDNCLYYYKTEDDSQPVGAMIMAKHTVDLCSVDIGKPFAFKVDSGEGIPMYVAADSDELANRWLQLLRQAASQDNQWLDKSARCLYQSPTSIQRPDCFGYLLKLGSRWCGWSKRYCVLKDACLYFYQDANSKSAFGMACLHGYKVASMSANASGKKNSFEIIPPETKLRHYFFCTESEMDKKRWISALEYSIDRWIKSG, from the exons ATGATTG AGTTAATAGCTTCCAATTCGGCGCCGGATTCGCTTCGTCGGAAGTTGGAGGAGGTCCTGAAGCTAATGCTTCTGGTCTGGGCACGCGAGAGCTATGTGATATCCACACTGAGCAATGGTGCACATG GCGTGGACAAAACTGTAGTGGTCAAAAGTGATTCGGGGGAATTCGGCTTCCGCATACATGGCTCCAAGCCCGTGGTGGTGGCTGCCATTGAACCAGAGACTCCGGCTGAGAGTTCAGGCCTCGAAGTGGGCGACATCATCATCTCCGTGAACGGGGTTCAGGTTCTGGACAAACATCACACCGAGGTGGTTAAGATCGCCCACGATGGCTGCGAGAAACTGGAGCTACAGGTGGCCAGGACCATTGGAGTCCTTATGCACGAGCAGCTGGAGCCACCAAGTCAGCCGATTTTCAGTGGATACCTGTGGCGACAGAGTGGTCAGGCCAAAGGAGCTCCCAACTCAAAGAAATGGGTTCGACGCTGGTTCTCCCTGAGGCCCGATAACTGTCTCTACTACTACAAAACGGAAGAT GACTCCCAGCCTGTGGGTGCTATGATTATGGCCAAGCACACCGTTGACTTGTGTTCCGTGGACATTGGCAAGCCCTTTGCCTTCAAGGTGGACTCCGGCGAGGGCATCCCCATGTATGTGGCCGCCGACTCCGACGAACTGGCCAACCGATGGCTTCAGCTCCTGCGGCAGGCCGCCTCCCAGGACAACCAGTGGCTGGACAAGAG TGCGCGGTGTCTGTACCAGAGCCCCACCAGCATCCAAAGGCCCGATTGCTTCGGCTATTTACTGAAATTGGGCTCAAGGTGGTGCGGCTGGTCGAAGCGGTATTGTGTTCTTAAGGATGCCTGCCTCTATTTTTACCAAGATGCAAATAGCAAGAGTGCATTCG GCATGGCCTGCTTGCACGGCTACAAAGTGGCCTCAATGTCCGCGAATGCGTCCGGAAAGAAGAACTCGTTCGAGATAATACCACCAGAGACCAAATTGcgtcattattttttttgcaccgAAAGCGAAATGGATAAGAAGCG CTGGATATCCGCACTGGAATACTCCATTGATCGCTGGATAAAGTCCGGGTAA